GCCCCGGCACCGTCGCGCTGCTGCGGAAGCTCGACGCGATGATCCTCGACGCGGGCGGCCGCATCTACCTCGGCAAAGACTCTTACGTCGAGGCGGACACCTTCCGCGCGATGTACCCCCGCCTCGACGAGTGGCTCGCGCTCAAAGCCAAGTACGACCCGAAGAACGTCTTCACCTCGGACCTGGGCCGCCGCGTCGGCCTCGTCCCCGGCTAGCGTCAGCGCGAACGGGAGCGCGAGCGCCGCACGGCGGGCTTGCTCGGCCGATCGCCCTTTGCGCGGACCTTGTTTCGAACTACCAGGCGGCCAAAGAGGCGGGCCAAGCTCTCAGCGGGCGGCGGGGACGAGGATGCGGGCGCGCTGCTTGGCGACGGTGATGCGGAGCTCGCCGGAGGGCGGGACGGTGAACGTCGCCTGATCGGGGTCGAGGACGTCGATGAGCGAGGTGTTCGCTGCGGTCGTCGTCATCACGACGCCCTCGTTCGAGGTCGAGCTGTCCTTGCGGTCGTTCGTGTTGAGGACGACGAGCGCGTACTCGTCGCCGACCTCGCCGCCGGTGCGCTCGTAGGCGAAGATGCCGGCGTCCTCTTCGGCGCCGGTGTGGCTGCTCGCCCAGACGATGTTCGTGTCGCCGCGGCGGAGCGCGGGGTACTGCTGGCGGATGCGCGCGAGCTTGGCGAAGTGGCGGAACGTGTCGTTGCTCCGGTTGAAGCCGGTGTTCCAGAGCACCTCGCGGTTCGCGGGATCGTTGCCGCCCGCGAACTCCTGCTCCGTGCCGTAGTACATGCACGGGATCCCCTCCTCCGTCATGAGGAGCGTGAGCGCGTTGCGGAGGGCGTCCTTGTTGCCTTGCGCCTCGAAGAGGAAGCGCGCGACGTCGTGGTTGTCCATGAAGTTCACGAGCGCGCGGGCGGGGGAGACGCCGATGCCGTCCACCTGCGGCTCGTCGTTGTAGCGCTCGCGCCGCGCCTCCCAGAGCGCCTTGATCTTCTCGGTGCCCTGCTGCTTCATCGCGTCGTGCGCGTACATGAAGACGTCGCGGAATACCTGGTAGTGCTGCGAGAAGTAAAAGACGCTGTCGAGCATCCCCGGCTTCACGTAGCGGCTCAGGATCTCCTCGTTGCCGTCGAAGGCCTCGCCGAACATGAGGAAGTTCCGTTTGTTCTGCGGCTTGAGGCGCGCGCGGACCTTGCCCGCGAACTCGGTCCAGAAGTCCTCCTCGACGTGCTTCACCGTGTCGATGCGGAAGCCGTCGAGGTCGAGGAGCTCGACCCAGCGCGTGTACTTGTCAATCAGCTCCGCCCGGACCTCCGGGTCCTCCGTCGCCACGTCCTTGAGGCCGCCGGGGAAGTCGCCGAGCTCGGTCTGCTTCCGCTCCTCGTAATTGATGATTCGTCCGAATCCGTGATACGCGCGCGCGGTCCCGAGGATGCCCGCCGGCGGCACGCGGTTGATCTCCGGCATCTGAAAGAAGATGAGCGGCGCGCGCCCCGCCGGCCCGAGCGACGTGAACGCCTGCACGCCCTTCGGGTCCCAGTCCGGATCGTATTCGGTAATGCGCGAGAGCGGGGTCTTGCTCGACACGACCGGGAGCTCGCCGCTGCCGCCGATGTAGATGTCGGGATTCCCGTTCAGGTTCGTGTCGTAATAAAAGAGCTGCCCCATGTGATTCGTGACGATGTCGAGCACGATCTTGAGGCCTTGATCGTGCGCCATCGCGATCATCCGCCGGAGCTCGCTGACGTCGCCGAAGTGGGGATTGACCTGGGTGAGGTCCTGCGCCCAATAACCGTGATACGAGTCGACGTCGGCGTCGGTCTCGACGTTCTTCACGATGGGGGAAATCCAGAGCGTGGTGACGCCCAGCTCTTTGATGTAGTCGAGGTGCTCGGCCATGCCGCGCCAGTCGCCGCCCTGGAACCGCGCGAGCGCGCCGGGCCGGACCATGTAGTCGTTGTTGACGTCGCCGTTGGCGAAGCGGTCGATGAGGACCTGGTAGATGACCTCGTCGCGCCAGTCGCCCACGTGGGTGCCGAGCGTCGGCTGCGCGTGCTCGTCCGAGACCGAGACGCAGCCCGTCTCCGGCACGACGGCGGCGCCGAGGACGAGCATTCCGAGAGCGAGGACCTTGGACTTCATGATCGGTCTCACGGATACGAAGAGGAGTTGAACCACCACTCGGCGCCGAGGCCGATGAAGTGCTCGACGCTGCGCTGCGAGAACGGGTCCTCGATCGCGTACAGCGCGCGCGCCCCGGCGCTGCGGAGGCTCGCGTTGTAGAGGAGGCGGATCTGCGGGCGCTTGAACGTACCTTTCCCCGACGGCGAAAAGTACGGAATGATGCCGGCCTTGAGCACGGACGCGGTGAGCGGCCCGTCGCCGTTCGGGTCCTGGATCGCGATCCGCCGCGCCTGGTAGCTGCCCTCGACCGAGATGCCGAAGTAGTCGCCGAGGAAGACGCTCGGGCGGAGCACGACGACACCTTCGTCGTACTTCTGGGTGGAGGTCTCGGCCGGGCCGGCGTCGCGGAAGAAGCGAACATAGGCGGCGCCGGTGAACGCGACGAGGTCGTTCTCCCAGTTGCCGGAGAGCGCGACCTGCGTCTCGCTCGCGCCGCTCACGCTCCGATCGAGCTCGAACGTGATCGGCGCCGCGAGCGGATCGTAGGCCGCGATGCCGCGCGCATAACGCATCACGAGCGAAGCGTACGTGTCGCGCTTGCCGGCGAAGTAGGTGAGCTGGGAGCCGAGGAGGAAACCGAAGTCGCCGGGGAGGCCGCGATCGCGCTGCGTGAGCGGATCGCGGAGGACGCCGGCGGCGACCTGATGGAGCTCGCCGTAGAGGACGACCTTGAAGCCGGCGGGTCCGCCGCCCGGGCGGACGAAGTGCGTCACCTTCCCCGTCTCGATCGTGCGCGGGCGATCGAGCTTCGTGACGTCGACGGTGCCGAAACCGAACGGCGCGACGACCGGCACCTGCTGGAACTGGTACGGGTTGTCGAGCCGCTGCTGTCCGACGTGGCCCTGCAGGATCGTCTCCTGCGAGCCGTCGGCCGACTTGTAGACCGGTCCGCCGACGCCGCCGCCGATCGTGTTCTGGTTGTCGAGCGGCCACCAGTTCAGGAGGTAGATGTCGTCGCCGCGGTACATGCGCGAGCCGGCCCACAGCGTGAGCTTGTCGTAGGTGCCCTGCGCGTAGAGGTTGCGGACGCCGATGCTGTTGGCCGGGTTGCCCGTGAAGTGGAAGAACGGCGGGAAGAGCGCGAGCGTCGCGACGATGCGCGTCTTGACGCGAGGGTTGAACGTGTCCTCGCGGCGCAGCTCGAGCTCGCCGTAGCTGCCTTCGTCGACGATGCGGGGGCCGAACGCGACGATGTTCGTGCCGCGTCCGGTGCTGCCGCGGAGATCGCTCGCCGCCCAGACGCGGCCGTAGGACCCGAACACGAAGCCCCCCTCGTGGCTGGAGGGCGGCTCCTCCAGCGTGCCGCGGACGGGCTGGTTTCCGCGCGCGAGCGCGGGCGACGACGTCGCGCCCGGGATCGACGGCGCGCTCGTGTCGGACGTGATGGGTCCGTCGCTCGCGGGCGCGGGCTTCGGTCCGTCGCTCGCGGGCGCGGACGCGGGCGCGGGCTTCGGCTCCTGGACCTCCGGCTCCGCCGGCGCCTCGCGCTTCGGCGCGCGCCCCTGCGCGCTCGCGAGGCTCGGCGTCGCGAGGACGAGCGCAACGGCGAGCAGGATCCGAGGCCGCACGGGGTCCGCACCTAGCACGGGTGCGGAGGGCGGTCCCGAAAAAGGTGACTCAGACCTGCGTGACGCAGGTCGAATCGCTGGCCATTCGGTAGGCGATAGGCCTCCGCAGGCGTAAAATCTCCGTCGTGAGACGCCTCCACGGGTCTTTCTTCATGCTTTTCCTCCTCGCGCTCGCGGCGTGTGCGCCGCCGGACGACGTGGGCACGCGTCCGCTCTCGTCGCGCAAGGGCAACGACGACCGCGCGTCGGACGAGATCGTCGAGGAGCGGAAGGAGAAGGAGGAGGCGCCGTCGACGACGGAGCCCGTCGTGAACGAGCCGGTCGAGACGGCCCCGGGCGGGATGGCGACGACGTACGCGGGGACGCTCGACGCGACGCCCACCGTGCGGTTCGGCGGACAGGGCACCGGCGGCAACTTCTGCAACTACGACGTCACGCTGAAGAACGTCGCGATCGAGGTCACGGTGCTGCCGAGCGGTCAGGTCATCGCCGCGACGGTGCGGGACACGATGATCGAGGCGAGCGTGCCGCCGTGCACCTACTCTCCGGCGCCGCCGTCGGACCAGACGTTTTCGTTCACGACGATGACGGAGACCAGCGCGGGCGAGAGCCAGCTCGCGTTCAAGGGCGCGGCGGGCAACCGGCCCGCGACGTCGCTCGTCGTCGACCTCAAGAAGGTCGGCGGCTCCTACGAGGCGTCGGCGACGTGGCATCGCACCGACCAGCCCGATCCGCTCGACTGGACGGTGAAGACGAAGATCACGCTCGGGCCGCGTTGACCCGTGCTGCGCCGCGCGCTCCTCCTCGTCACGCTCGCGCTGCTCGCGCCGGCCTGCGGAGCGTCCGACGACGAAGGCGTGAAGCCGCTCTCCACGCGGAACGGCACGTCGTCGTCGTCGTCATCGTCCGGCGGCAGCGACGACGACGACGACAGCGTCCTGCCGGAGCTCGACGCGGGCTCCCCGGACACGGGGTCGGGCCCCAGCGAGCAGGCCTCGAACTTCCGCGGCATCCTCTCCGCGACGCCGACGGTGCCGTTCGGCGGCGTCGCCCCGCACTGCAGCTACGACGTGACGATGCGGAACGTCGAGATGGAGCTCGTCATCACGCCGTCCGGCTCGGTGATCAGCGGCAGCGCGAAGAACGACATGGTCGAGCGGCTCGTCGGCACGTGCATGTACGCGCCCCTCGGCTCGAAGCCGCAGACCTTCGCCCTCGCGCAGGTGAACGGCCCGGACCTCACCTTCCGCGGCAGCGGCGGCCCGCGCACCGAGCTCCGCGCGACCCTCACGAAGACCGGCGCGTCCTGGGAAGCCGCCGTCACCTGGGAGCGCCTCGACCAGACCGCCGACCTGAAATGGGTCGTAAAGTCGAAGCTCACGCTC
The Labilithrix sp. DNA segment above includes these coding regions:
- a CDS encoding alpha-amylase — encoded protein: MKSKVLALGMLVLGAAVVPETGCVSVSDEHAQPTLGTHVGDWRDEVIYQVLIDRFANGDVNNDYMVRPGALARFQGGDWRGMAEHLDYIKELGVTTLWISPIVKNVETDADVDSYHGYWAQDLTQVNPHFGDVSELRRMIAMAHDQGLKIVLDIVTNHMGQLFYYDTNLNGNPDIYIGGSGELPVVSSKTPLSRITEYDPDWDPKGVQAFTSLGPAGRAPLIFFQMPEINRVPPAGILGTARAYHGFGRIINYEERKQTELGDFPGGLKDVATEDPEVRAELIDKYTRWVELLDLDGFRIDTVKHVEEDFWTEFAGKVRARLKPQNKRNFLMFGEAFDGNEEILSRYVKPGMLDSVFYFSQHYQVFRDVFMYAHDAMKQQGTEKIKALWEARRERYNDEPQVDGIGVSPARALVNFMDNHDVARFLFEAQGNKDALRNALTLLMTEEGIPCMYYGTEQEFAGGNDPANREVLWNTGFNRSNDTFRHFAKLARIRQQYPALRRGDTNIVWASSHTGAEEDAGIFAYERTGGEVGDEYALVVLNTNDRKDSSTSNEGVVMTTTAANTSLIDVLDPDQATFTVPPSGELRITVAKQRARILVPAAR
- a CDS encoding carbohydrate porin — encoded protein: MRPRILLAVALVLATPSLASAQGRAPKREAPAEPEVQEPKPAPASAPASDGPKPAPASDGPITSDTSAPSIPGATSSPALARGNQPVRGTLEEPPSSHEGGFVFGSYGRVWAASDLRGSTGRGTNIVAFGPRIVDEGSYGELELRREDTFNPRVKTRIVATLALFPPFFHFTGNPANSIGVRNLYAQGTYDKLTLWAGSRMYRGDDIYLLNWWPLDNQNTIGGGVGGPVYKSADGSQETILQGHVGQQRLDNPYQFQQVPVVAPFGFGTVDVTKLDRPRTIETGKVTHFVRPGGGPAGFKVVLYGELHQVAAGVLRDPLTQRDRGLPGDFGFLLGSQLTYFAGKRDTYASLVMRYARGIAAYDPLAAPITFELDRSVSGASETQVALSGNWENDLVAFTGAAYVRFFRDAGPAETSTQKYDEGVVVLRPSVFLGDYFGISVEGSYQARRIAIQDPNGDGPLTASVLKAGIIPYFSPSGKGTFKRPQIRLLYNASLRSAGARALYAIEDPFSQRSVEHFIGLGAEWWFNSSSYP